A single window of Mycolicibacterium aurum DNA harbors:
- a CDS encoding adenosylmethionine--8-amino-7-oxononanoate transaminase, producing MPELTPIEISAIDAAHIWHPYSPIGEQALPPVVAVAAHGPWLTLSHGGREVEVLDAMASWWTAVHGHGHPALDQAITRQLATMNHVMFGGLTHEPAARLAQLLVDVTPEGLETVFFSDSGSVSVEVAIKMALQYWRSSGHRRKGRLMTWRGGYHGDTFTPMSVCDPQGGMHELWTGENSLLADQVFAPPVPDTYDPAYVTAFAEQLARHADELAAVIVEPVVQGAGGMRFHDPRYLADLRRLCDEHGVLLIFDEIATGFGRTGAMFAADHAGVCPDIMCVGKALTGGYLTLAATLCTRDVAATISANPPGALMHGPTFMANALACAVSVASVELLLASGWQAKVRAIEDGLRAGLAPAVALPNVCDVRVLGAIGVIELDRAVDLAVATPTAIEHGVWLRPFRNLIYVMPPYICSRGEIDQITSAMIAVARALT from the coding sequence GTGCCTGAGTTGACGCCCATCGAGATCAGCGCCATCGATGCCGCTCACATCTGGCATCCGTACAGTCCGATCGGCGAGCAGGCGCTGCCCCCCGTCGTGGCGGTGGCGGCGCACGGTCCCTGGTTGACCCTGAGTCACGGCGGGCGTGAGGTCGAGGTTCTCGACGCGATGGCGTCGTGGTGGACCGCTGTGCACGGGCACGGCCACCCGGCGCTCGACCAGGCGATCACCCGTCAGCTCGCGACCATGAACCATGTCATGTTCGGTGGCCTGACCCACGAACCGGCGGCGCGGCTGGCCCAACTGCTGGTCGACGTGACCCCCGAGGGACTGGAGACGGTGTTCTTCAGCGACTCCGGTTCCGTCTCGGTCGAGGTCGCGATCAAGATGGCGCTGCAGTACTGGCGCAGCAGTGGACACCGCCGCAAGGGCCGGCTGATGACGTGGCGCGGCGGCTACCACGGCGACACCTTCACGCCGATGAGCGTGTGCGATCCGCAGGGTGGCATGCACGAGCTGTGGACGGGGGAGAACTCGCTGCTCGCCGATCAGGTGTTCGCTCCGCCGGTGCCGGACACGTACGACCCGGCGTACGTGACGGCGTTCGCCGAGCAACTGGCCCGGCACGCCGATGAGCTCGCGGCGGTGATCGTCGAACCCGTCGTCCAGGGTGCCGGAGGCATGCGGTTTCACGACCCCCGCTATCTGGCCGACCTGCGCCGGTTGTGCGATGAGCACGGCGTGCTGCTGATCTTCGACGAGATCGCGACCGGGTTCGGCAGGACGGGCGCGATGTTCGCCGCCGACCACGCCGGGGTCTGCCCCGACATCATGTGCGTCGGTAAGGCCCTCACCGGCGGCTATCTGACCCTCGCGGCGACGCTGTGCACCCGTGACGTCGCGGCGACGATCAGCGCCAACCCGCCTGGCGCGCTGATGCACGGTCCGACGTTCATGGCCAACGCGCTGGCCTGCGCGGTGAGCGTGGCGTCGGTCGAACTGTTGCTCGCTTCCGGGTGGCAGGCGAAGGTGCGGGCCATCGAGGACGGTCTGCGCGCCGGCCTTGCGCCTGCGGTCGCGCTGCCGAATGTCTGTGACGTGCGTGTCCTGGGCGCGATCGGGGTGATCGAGCTGGACCGTGCCGTCGACCTCGCTGTCGCGACGCCGACTGCCATCGAGCATGGCGTCTGGCTACGGCCGTTCCGCAACCTGATCTACGTGATGCCCCCCTATATCTGTAGTCGCGGCGAGATCGACCAGATCACCTCAGCGATGATCGCGGTGGCGCGTGCACTAACCTGA
- the bioD gene encoding dethiobiotin synthase, whose translation MSVLVVTGTGTGIGKTVATATLACFARLAGIDVAVCKPVQTGAKDGDDDLAEVARLAGITELHSLAKFPEPLAPLAAAQQANSELPGRAAFLDMITAVDRPDRLTLVEGAGGLLVEIGAGGLTLRDIAADLGAPVLTVVAPGLGTLNHTSLTLEALAHRGIQSAGLVIGAWPAQPGLAEIDNRDALARLGPVRAALPAGSGSVSVTDFERMSSRAFDRSWVESLVG comes from the coding sequence ATGAGCGTTCTCGTCGTCACCGGGACGGGCACAGGCATCGGCAAGACCGTCGCCACCGCCACGCTGGCCTGCTTCGCCCGCCTCGCCGGTATCGACGTGGCGGTCTGCAAGCCGGTCCAGACCGGCGCCAAGGACGGCGACGACGACCTCGCCGAGGTGGCGCGGCTGGCGGGCATCACCGAATTGCATTCCCTGGCAAAGTTTCCCGAGCCTCTCGCGCCGTTGGCGGCCGCCCAGCAGGCGAATTCGGAGCTGCCGGGACGCGCGGCTTTCCTCGACATGATCACCGCGGTCGACCGTCCGGACAGGCTCACGCTCGTCGAGGGCGCGGGTGGGCTGCTGGTCGAGATCGGCGCAGGCGGTCTGACACTCCGTGACATCGCCGCAGATCTCGGTGCTCCGGTGCTGACCGTGGTCGCCCCAGGCCTCGGGACGCTCAACCACACCTCACTGACACTGGAAGCATTGGCGCACAGAGGAATTCAGAGTGCCGGCCTCGTCATCGGCGCATGGCCCGCCCAACCCGGCCTGGCCGAGATCGACAACCGCGACGCTCTTGCGCGGCTGGGGCCGGTGCGTGCCGCCCTGCCCGCCGGTTCGGGATCGGTGAGCGTCACGGACTTCGAACGGATGAGCTCACGGGCCTTCGACCGGTCGTGGGTGGAGAGTCTGGTCGGCTGA
- a CDS encoding 2'-5' RNA ligase family protein, translating to MVHSVELLFDAETDAAVRQVWDELADAGIRSLAAHRSPSNRPHVTVTVAENLDDGVDEALRPVLDRLPLTCVLGAPMLFGSGHSLTLVRLVIPSAELLALHAEVHRMSLPHTATGPLPHADPGRWTPHVTLARRVPLDLLPTAFGVGAVTRDIPATAVGLRHWDGDAKVVHTITGHSSTT from the coding sequence ATGGTGCACTCCGTCGAGCTGCTGTTCGACGCCGAGACCGACGCCGCGGTCCGACAGGTCTGGGATGAACTGGCCGACGCCGGGATTCGCAGCCTGGCGGCTCACCGGTCGCCGAGCAACCGGCCGCACGTGACCGTGACCGTGGCCGAAAACCTCGATGACGGCGTGGACGAGGCACTGCGGCCGGTGCTCGACCGCCTACCGCTGACGTGCGTGCTCGGGGCGCCCATGCTGTTCGGGTCGGGACACTCTCTCACATTGGTCCGGCTCGTCATCCCCTCGGCCGAGCTGCTGGCACTGCACGCCGAGGTGCACCGAATGAGCCTGCCGCATACGGCGACAGGTCCGCTGCCGCATGCCGATCCTGGCCGGTGGACGCCTCACGTCACGCTCGCGCGTCGGGTGCCGCTCGACCTGCTGCCGACCGCCTTCGGGGTGGGCGCAGTCACCCGCGACATCCCGGCGACCGCGGTCGGTCTTCGGCACTGGGATGGCGACGCCAAGGTCGTGCACACCATCACGGGTCACTCCTCGACGACGTAG
- a CDS encoding TetR family transcriptional regulator has protein sequence MQLHKRDVVDVATSLLDNYGIADLSMRRLARELNVSPGALYWHFANKQQLLGAVADRILAPVSDASGPWHERVGAICTQLRDALLSHTDGAELVSASFAAGQSEAMTAVVGRLAVAAADAGIAIEHAELTARTIIYYVLGFTADEQSRLQWDAAGADVGQTVWAEDANARFAFGLRLLTDGAAAHSRAGTQTPR, from the coding sequence GTGCAGCTCCACAAACGAGACGTGGTCGACGTGGCGACGTCGCTGCTGGACAACTACGGGATCGCCGATCTGTCGATGCGACGGCTCGCCCGTGAACTCAACGTGTCCCCCGGCGCGCTGTACTGGCATTTCGCCAACAAGCAGCAGCTTCTCGGCGCGGTGGCCGACCGCATCCTGGCCCCGGTGAGCGACGCCAGCGGCCCGTGGCACGAGCGCGTCGGCGCCATCTGCACACAGCTTCGCGACGCCCTGCTGTCGCATACCGACGGCGCGGAGCTGGTCTCGGCCAGTTTCGCCGCCGGGCAGTCCGAGGCGATGACCGCGGTCGTGGGCCGGCTCGCCGTCGCCGCCGCCGACGCGGGCATCGCCATCGAGCACGCGGAGCTGACAGCCCGCACGATCATCTACTACGTCCTCGGGTTCACCGCCGACGAACAGTCGCGGTTGCAGTGGGACGCCGCAGGCGCGGACGTCGGGCAGACGGTGTGGGCCGAGGACGCCAACGCCCGGTTCGCGTTCGGCCTGCGCCTCCTCACCGACGGTGCCGCCGCCCACAGCAGGGCTGGTACACAGACACCGCGTTGA
- the bsaP gene encoding biotin synthase auxiliary protein BsaP: MIGIDISPERELPAPVGAGDYNVYTGVGAADAAGATTPTAAQLGLEPPRFCAACGRRMIVQVRPDGWWAKCSRHGLVDSTDLDLHR, encoded by the coding sequence GTGATCGGCATCGACATCTCACCCGAGCGCGAATTGCCCGCCCCGGTCGGTGCGGGTGACTACAACGTCTACACCGGTGTCGGAGCGGCCGATGCGGCGGGCGCGACCACGCCGACCGCCGCGCAGCTCGGTCTTGAGCCGCCCCGGTTCTGCGCCGCCTGCGGACGCCGGATGATCGTTCAGGTAAGGCCCGACGGCTGGTGGGCGAAGTGCTCCCGGCACGGTCTGGTCGATTCCACCGACCTGGACCTGCACCGGTGA
- the bioB gene encoding biotin synthase BioB has translation MSDILAVAREQVLERGVGLDQDQTLQVLQLPDDRLDDLLALAHEVRMAHCGPDVEVEGIISLKTGGCPEDCHFCSQSGLFASPVRSAWLDIPSLVEAAKQTAKTGATEFCIVAAVRGPDERLLAQVAAGIEAIRNEVDIQIACSLGMLTQDQVEQLSAMGVHRYNHNLETARSFFTNVVTTHSWEERWDTLRMVREAGMEVCCGGILGMGETLEQRAEFAANLAELNPHEVPLNFLNPRPGTPFGDLDVLPATEALKAVAAFRLALPRTMLRFAGGREITLGDLGAKQGILGGINAVIVGNYLTTLGRPAEADLQLLDDLQMPIKALNATL, from the coding sequence GTGAGCGACATTCTGGCGGTGGCACGCGAGCAGGTGCTGGAGCGAGGCGTAGGTCTCGACCAGGACCAGACCCTGCAGGTGTTGCAACTGCCCGACGATCGCCTCGATGATCTACTGGCGTTGGCCCACGAGGTCCGGATGGCGCACTGCGGGCCCGACGTCGAGGTCGAGGGCATCATCAGCCTCAAGACCGGCGGCTGCCCCGAGGACTGCCATTTCTGTTCGCAGTCAGGGCTTTTCGCCTCGCCGGTGCGCAGCGCATGGCTGGACATCCCGAGCCTGGTGGAAGCTGCCAAGCAGACTGCCAAGACCGGCGCCACCGAGTTCTGCATCGTCGCTGCGGTGCGTGGCCCCGACGAGAGACTGCTTGCGCAGGTCGCTGCGGGCATCGAGGCGATCCGCAACGAGGTCGACATCCAGATCGCCTGTTCACTGGGCATGCTGACCCAGGATCAGGTCGAGCAGCTTTCGGCGATGGGTGTGCACCGCTACAACCACAACCTGGAGACCGCGCGGTCGTTCTTCACCAACGTCGTGACCACCCATTCCTGGGAGGAGCGCTGGGACACCCTGCGCATGGTGCGTGAAGCCGGCATGGAGGTGTGCTGCGGCGGCATTCTCGGCATGGGTGAGACGCTGGAGCAGCGCGCCGAATTCGCGGCCAACCTCGCCGAGCTCAACCCGCACGAGGTGCCGTTGAACTTCCTCAACCCGCGTCCGGGTACGCCGTTCGGCGATCTCGATGTGCTGCCTGCCACCGAGGCGCTCAAGGCCGTGGCTGCATTCCGGCTCGCACTGCCCCGCACCATGCTGCGCTTCGCGGGCGGGCGGGAGATCACCCTCGGCGACCTGGGTGCCAAGCAGGGCATCCTCGGCGGTATCAACGCCGTCATCGTGGGCAACTACCTGACCACGCTGGGACGGCCCGCGGAGGCCGATCTGCAGCTCCTCGACGATCTGCAGATGCCGATCAAGGCGCTCAACGCCACCCTGTGA
- a CDS encoding 8-amino-7-oxononanoate synthase gives MMRVGLSPLAWLDEVAEQRRAAGLRRSLRTRPPVGAELDLASNDYLGLSQHPRVLDGGIAALRTWGAGSTGSRLVTGNTELHEAFEDALATFVGAASALVFSSGYTANLGAVVALSGPGSLLVSDAYTHASLVDACRLSRARVVVTPHNDVTAVDRALAERAEERAVVVTDSVFSADGDLAPLRGLHDACRRHGALLIVDEAHGLGVRGDGGRGLLDEVGLAGAPDVVMTTTLSKALGSQGGVVLGPTAVRAHLIDAARPFIFDTGLAPAAVGAARAALQVLIDEPWRAQRVLDHAATLASICGVSDIPASAVVSVILGEPEVAFSAAAACLELGVRVGCFRPPTVPAGTSRLRLTARASLSDDEMALARQVLTDVLSPT, from the coding sequence GTGATGCGCGTCGGTCTTTCCCCGCTGGCCTGGCTTGACGAGGTCGCGGAGCAGAGGCGTGCCGCGGGGTTGCGACGCTCCCTGCGGACCCGTCCACCGGTGGGCGCCGAGCTCGACCTCGCCTCCAACGACTACCTCGGGCTGTCGCAGCATCCTCGTGTGCTCGACGGTGGCATCGCCGCGCTGCGCACCTGGGGCGCGGGCTCCACCGGATCCCGGCTGGTCACCGGCAACACCGAGCTCCACGAAGCGTTCGAGGACGCACTGGCGACGTTCGTCGGGGCGGCCTCGGCGCTGGTCTTCTCCTCGGGCTACACCGCCAACCTCGGTGCGGTGGTCGCGCTGTCCGGGCCCGGATCCCTTCTGGTCTCCGACGCCTACACCCACGCCTCGCTGGTGGACGCCTGCCGCCTGTCCCGCGCGCGGGTGGTCGTGACACCGCACAACGACGTCACCGCGGTCGACCGGGCGCTGGCCGAGCGTGCCGAGGAACGCGCGGTGGTGGTCACGGATTCGGTGTTCTCCGCCGACGGTGATCTGGCCCCGCTGCGCGGGCTGCACGACGCCTGCCGCAGGCACGGCGCCCTGCTGATCGTCGACGAAGCGCACGGCTTGGGCGTGCGCGGCGACGGCGGTCGTGGTCTGCTCGACGAAGTCGGCCTCGCCGGCGCGCCGGACGTGGTGATGACGACGACGCTGTCGAAGGCGCTGGGCAGTCAGGGCGGGGTCGTTCTCGGCCCGACGGCGGTCCGGGCGCATCTCATCGACGCGGCGCGGCCGTTCATCTTCGACACCGGTCTGGCGCCCGCTGCGGTCGGTGCTGCGCGCGCCGCGCTGCAGGTCCTCATCGACGAGCCGTGGCGCGCGCAGCGTGTGCTCGACCATGCCGCAACGCTGGCCTCGATCTGCGGCGTCTCCGACATACCGGCCTCGGCTGTGGTTTCGGTCATTCTCGGCGAACCCGAGGTGGCATTCTCCGCCGCCGCCGCCTGCCTGGAACTCGGGGTGCGGGTCGGCTGCTTCCGCCCGCCGACGGTTCCCGCGGGCACCTCGCGACTGCGGCTGACCGCTCGAGCGTCGCTGTCCGACGACGAGATGGCATTGGCCCGGCAGGTTCTCACCGACGTGCTGTCGCCGACATGA
- a CDS encoding DUF2567 domain-containing protein, with the protein MGFVVGGGVVGVLWAWLAPPIHGVVALTRNGDRVKAFLGAESDNWFTSAFLVVGMLSVLAVVGAVLVWQWRSHRGPAMALALVVGAVAAAAMTAGVGTLMAHLRYGAVDVAGAPVSEQQRVHYVTEAPAVFFGHSPLQIAATLLYPAAVAAIVYLLAAVATPRDDLGAWPPVEYPELPTGRIGTTAGVPPVAPTSPSQ; encoded by the coding sequence ATGGGATTCGTGGTCGGCGGTGGCGTCGTCGGTGTGCTGTGGGCGTGGCTGGCGCCGCCGATTCACGGCGTGGTCGCGTTGACCCGCAACGGTGATCGGGTGAAGGCCTTCCTGGGCGCCGAATCCGACAACTGGTTCACGTCCGCGTTCCTGGTGGTCGGCATGCTGTCGGTGCTGGCCGTCGTCGGGGCAGTTCTGGTGTGGCAGTGGCGCTCTCACCGTGGGCCGGCGATGGCCCTTGCGCTCGTCGTCGGCGCGGTGGCTGCTGCGGCGATGACGGCCGGCGTCGGAACGCTGATGGCACACCTGCGATACGGCGCTGTCGACGTCGCGGGAGCACCGGTGTCGGAGCAGCAGCGGGTGCACTACGTCACCGAGGCGCCCGCGGTGTTCTTCGGTCATTCGCCGCTGCAGATCGCGGCCACCCTGCTCTACCCGGCTGCCGTCGCCGCAATCGTCTATCTTCTTGCCGCGGTGGCCACTCCGCGTGACGACCTGGGCGCCTGGCCGCCGGTCGAGTATCCCGAGTTGCCTACTGGTCGAATCGGGACAACGGCTGGCGTTCCACCCGTCGCCCCAACATCACCTTCGCAGTGA
- a CDS encoding NUDIX hydrolase → MAHTNTEHEVLAVVFQVRQGEAPGARRKPALHVLLWQRALDPERGKWSLPGGRLGADEDLTSSVRRQLAEKVDLRQVAHLEQLAVFSAPDRVPGPRTIASTFLGLVPSPATPELPPDTRWHPVSDLPPMAFDHGPMVEHAHNRLVAKLSYTNIGFALAPGEFALSTLRDIYSAALGHPVDATNLQRVLERRHVITRTGTTARSGRSGGRPAALYRFADSRYRVTDEFAALRPPG, encoded by the coding sequence ATGGCTCATACTAACACTGAACACGAGGTGCTCGCCGTCGTGTTCCAGGTGCGTCAGGGGGAAGCGCCGGGGGCCCGCCGTAAACCCGCACTTCACGTGCTGTTGTGGCAGCGTGCACTGGATCCCGAGCGGGGCAAGTGGTCGCTTCCCGGTGGCCGTCTCGGTGCCGACGAAGACCTGACGAGCTCGGTCCGGCGGCAGCTGGCCGAGAAGGTCGACCTCCGCCAGGTCGCCCACCTCGAGCAGCTGGCCGTTTTCTCCGCCCCCGATCGGGTGCCCGGGCCGCGCACGATCGCGTCGACGTTCCTCGGTCTCGTGCCCTCCCCCGCAACGCCCGAGCTGCCACCCGACACCCGATGGCACCCGGTCAGCGACCTGCCGCCGATGGCGTTCGACCACGGCCCCATGGTCGAGCACGCCCACAACCGGCTGGTCGCCAAGCTTTCCTACACCAATATCGGATTTGCCCTGGCGCCAGGCGAATTCGCCCTCTCGACACTGCGCGACATCTACAGCGCCGCGCTCGGGCACCCCGTGGACGCCACCAACCTGCAGCGCGTCCTCGAGCGGCGGCATGTGATCACCCGAACCGGCACCACCGCGCGGTCCGGCCGCAGCGGCGGGCGACCGGCCGCGCTGTATCGGTTTGCTGATTCTCGCTATCGCGTCACCGACGAGTTCGCCGCGCTGCGCCCACCCGGGTGA
- a CDS encoding lipase family protein, which translates to MDLGSVARSTGADWIGQPLHEPLKPRSRPLVPDQDPFCEPPAGFEHARPGTVLRSRDVELAFLGLIPQKFTATQLLYRTTDFQGEPQAGITTVVIPSERTSERPLPIVSYQCAIDAIAARCFPSYALRRGAKAIGAVAQFEFLLIAAALAEGWAVSIPDHEGSTGMWGAPYEPGYHILDGIRAAINHESFGLTLQSPVGLWGYSGGGLASAWAAEVQDGYAPELNVVGAVLGSPVGDLGHTFRRLNGSIYSGLPALVVAALCHIYPDLDRLIDEHATVEGKALLQRIQRMTTAQAMIKMAGKDMATLIDRPLEEVLLTPEVQHVFNSIKLGTAAPKIPVLIVQAVHDRIISVDDIDELTETYLQGGASVTYHRDMLSEHLLLHPMSAPMTLRWLRDRFAGRPLAAHIARTKWPTLLNPSTYRGMLTLGKITAKVMLGRRVERQPLSRFDQ; encoded by the coding sequence ATGGACTTGGGCAGCGTTGCACGGTCGACCGGCGCCGACTGGATCGGCCAGCCGCTGCATGAACCGCTGAAGCCCAGGTCACGGCCGCTGGTGCCGGACCAGGACCCCTTTTGCGAGCCGCCCGCCGGGTTCGAACACGCCCGCCCCGGCACCGTGCTGCGCTCCCGCGACGTCGAACTGGCGTTCCTCGGCCTGATCCCGCAGAAGTTCACTGCCACGCAGCTGCTGTACCGGACGACAGATTTCCAGGGCGAACCGCAGGCCGGCATCACCACCGTCGTCATCCCCTCCGAACGCACCTCGGAGCGACCGTTGCCGATCGTGTCCTACCAGTGCGCCATCGACGCGATCGCGGCACGCTGTTTCCCGTCCTACGCCCTTCGGCGCGGCGCCAAAGCCATCGGTGCGGTGGCCCAGTTCGAATTCCTGCTGATCGCGGCGGCACTCGCCGAGGGATGGGCCGTCTCGATTCCCGACCACGAAGGCTCGACCGGCATGTGGGGCGCCCCCTACGAGCCCGGCTACCACATCCTGGACGGCATCCGCGCCGCCATCAATCACGAATCGTTCGGCCTGACCCTGCAATCCCCCGTCGGCCTGTGGGGGTATTCCGGCGGCGGGCTGGCCTCGGCATGGGCCGCCGAGGTGCAGGACGGCTACGCGCCAGAACTCAATGTGGTGGGCGCGGTCCTCGGCTCGCCCGTCGGCGACCTCGGGCATACCTTCCGCCGGCTCAACGGCAGCATCTATTCAGGACTGCCCGCGCTCGTCGTGGCGGCGCTGTGCCACATCTACCCCGACCTCGACCGCCTCATCGACGAGCACGCCACGGTCGAGGGCAAGGCGCTGCTGCAGCGGATCCAGCGGATGACCACCGCGCAGGCGATGATCAAGATGGCCGGCAAGGACATGGCCACCCTGATCGACCGCCCGCTCGAGGAAGTCCTGCTGACACCCGAGGTCCAGCACGTGTTCAACAGCATCAAGCTGGGCACCGCCGCGCCGAAGATCCCGGTCCTGATCGTGCAGGCCGTCCACGACCGGATCATCTCCGTCGACGACATCGACGAGTTGACCGAGACCTACCTCCAGGGCGGCGCCAGCGTCACCTACCACCGCGACATGCTCAGCGAGCACCTGCTGCTGCACCCGATGTCGGCACCGATGACACTGCGCTGGCTGCGGGACCGTTTCGCAGGCCGGCCGCTGGCCGCCCACATCGCCCGGACGAAATGGCCGACACTGCTCAACCCGTCGACCTACCGGGGCATGCTTACCCTCGGAAAGATCACTGCGAAGGTGATGTTGGGGCGACGGGTGGAACGCCAGCCGTTGTCCCGATTCGACCAGTAG
- a CDS encoding acyltransferase family protein → MMTLAPARPASPTASGPTPPTSGPSGSGMGTRTSGFYRHDLDGLRGVAIALVAVFHVWFGRVSGGVDVFLVLSGFFFGGRLLRGALTPGVALRPVPEITRLIRRLLPALVVVLAVSAVLTILIQPETRWETFADQSLASLGYYQNWELARTASDYLRAGETVSPLQHIWSMSVQGQFYIAFLALIMLSALVFRRVFGRHARTAFVVLLSGLAIASFVHAIYAHNADQATAYYDSFARAWELLLGALVGAVISYVRMPMWLRTLLSVVALAAILSCGALIDGVHEFPGPWALVPVGATLLFILSAANRYADPHTAGRIPAPNRLMASRPFVALGAMAYALYLWHWPLLIFYLAYVGGTRVNFLEGAGVLAVSAVLAWLTTRYVEEPLRARSAPAATAAVVKVPLRTRLRRPTIVLGSTVALLGIALTATSFTWREHVTVLRENGDELSGLSARDYPGARALINDARVPTLPMRPTVLEAKNDIPESTTDGCISDFDNIGIINCTYGDKAATRTIALAGGSHAEHWITALDLLGRMHHFKIVTYLKMGCPLTTEKNPLVMGDNRPYPKCRQWNDRVIPKILADRPDFVFTTSTRPWNIKPGDVMPSNYLGIWQVLSDNDIPVLAMRDTPWMVRDGEPFFPADCLAGGGDAISCGIKRSEVLSDHNPTLDYVKRFPLLKPLDMSDAVCREDYCRAVEGNVLLYHDAHHLSSTYMRTMTNELGRQMGAATGWWSG, encoded by the coding sequence ATGATGACCCTCGCCCCCGCCCGGCCTGCGTCCCCCACCGCTTCGGGCCCGACTCCGCCGACCTCGGGCCCATCGGGTTCCGGCATGGGAACCCGCACGTCAGGGTTCTACCGGCACGATCTCGACGGGCTGCGCGGAGTGGCGATCGCACTGGTCGCGGTGTTCCACGTGTGGTTCGGCAGGGTGTCCGGCGGCGTCGACGTCTTCCTTGTGCTGTCGGGTTTCTTCTTCGGCGGGCGGTTGCTGCGCGGCGCGCTGACGCCCGGCGTGGCGCTTCGCCCCGTCCCTGAGATCACCCGGCTGATCAGGCGGCTGTTACCGGCGCTGGTGGTCGTGCTGGCTGTGTCCGCGGTCCTGACCATCCTGATCCAGCCCGAGACACGCTGGGAGACCTTCGCCGACCAGAGCCTGGCGAGTCTGGGCTACTACCAGAACTGGGAACTCGCCCGTACCGCGTCGGACTACCTGCGGGCCGGAGAGACGGTCAGCCCCCTGCAACACATCTGGTCGATGTCGGTGCAGGGCCAGTTCTACATCGCCTTCCTCGCGCTGATCATGTTGTCCGCCTTGGTCTTCCGCCGCGTGTTCGGCAGGCACGCGCGGACGGCTTTCGTGGTGCTGCTCAGCGGGCTGGCGATCGCCTCGTTCGTCCATGCCATCTATGCGCACAATGCCGATCAGGCGACGGCGTACTACGACAGCTTCGCCCGCGCATGGGAGCTGTTGCTCGGCGCGCTGGTCGGCGCGGTCATCTCGTATGTGCGGATGCCGATGTGGCTGCGCACCCTGCTCTCGGTGGTCGCGCTGGCCGCGATCCTGTCCTGCGGCGCACTGATCGACGGCGTCCACGAGTTCCCCGGCCCGTGGGCGCTGGTGCCGGTGGGGGCGACGCTGCTGTTCATCCTGTCGGCGGCCAACCGCTACGCCGATCCGCACACGGCGGGCCGCATCCCCGCACCGAACCGGCTGATGGCCTCCCGGCCGTTCGTCGCTCTCGGAGCCATGGCCTATGCGCTCTACCTCTGGCATTGGCCCCTGCTGATCTTCTACCTCGCCTACGTCGGCGGGACGCGGGTGAACTTCCTCGAGGGTGCAGGCGTGTTGGCGGTGTCGGCGGTGCTGGCGTGGCTGACCACTCGCTACGTGGAGGAGCCGTTGCGCGCCCGCAGCGCTCCGGCGGCCACCGCCGCCGTCGTGAAGGTGCCGCTGCGCACACGACTCCGCCGGCCGACGATCGTGCTGGGCTCCACGGTCGCCCTGCTCGGGATCGCACTGACGGCGACATCGTTCACCTGGCGCGAGCATGTCACCGTGCTACGCGAAAACGGTGACGAGCTGTCCGGGTTGTCGGCCCGCGACTATCCCGGCGCGCGCGCACTCATCAACGACGCCAGGGTTCCCACACTGCCGATGCGTCCCACGGTGCTCGAAGCCAAGAACGACATCCCGGAATCCACCACCGACGGGTGCATCAGCGATTTCGACAACATCGGGATCATCAACTGCACCTACGGAGACAAGGCGGCCACCCGCACCATCGCGCTGGCCGGTGGCTCTCATGCCGAGCACTGGATCACCGCGCTGGATCTGCTCGGCCGCATGCATCACTTCAAGATCGTCACCTATCTCAAGATGGGTTGCCCGCTCACCACGGAGAAGAACCCGTTGGTGATGGGCGACAACCGCCCCTATCCGAAGTGCCGGCAGTGGAACGACCGGGTCATCCCCAAGATCCTGGCCGACCGCCCGGATTTCGTCTTCACCACCTCCACCCGCCCGTGGAACATCAAGCCGGGCGACGTGATGCCGTCCAACTACCTCGGCATCTGGCAGGTACTGTCCGACAACGACATTCCGGTGCTCGCGATGCGCGACACCCCATGGATGGTCCGCGACGGTGAACCGTTCTTTCCCGCGGACTGCCTCGCCGGCGGCGGCGACGCCATCTCATGCGGGATCAAACGATCCGAAGTACTGTCAGACCACAACCCGACATTGGATTACGTCAAACGTTTCCCGTTACTCAAGCCGCTCGACATGAGCGATGCGGTGTGTCGTGAGGACTACTGCCGAGCCGTGGAGGGAAACGTGTTGCTGTATCACGACGCGCACCACCTCTCGTCGACCTATATGCGCACCATGACCAATGAACTCGGACGCCAGATGGGCGCCGCCACGGGGTGGTGGAGCGGCTGA